One region of Trinickia violacea genomic DNA includes:
- the lpxD gene encoding UDP-3-O-(3-hydroxymyristoyl)glucosamine N-acyltransferase, with translation MALTLEELVRRFGGEVVGDRAHQVGSLAPLDQAGPQQLAFLANPKYLSQVESTNAGAVLIAPADLDKLGSREGRNFIVTPNPYAYFARVAQMFIDLASPKAPAGVHPSAVVDPAAKVAPSAVIGPHVVVEAGAVIGENVRLDANVMIGRGTQIGEGSHLYPNVSVYYGCKIGPRVIIHSGAVIGSDGFGFAPDFVGEGDARTGSWVKIPQVGGVSIGPDVEIGANTTIDRGAMADTIIEECVKIDNLVQIGHNCKIGAFTVIAGCAGIAGSTTIGRHCMIGGAVGIAGHVTLADYVIVTAKSGVSKSLLKPGMYTSAFPAVEHADWNKSAALMRNLDKLRDRIKALEAAAAERGKA, from the coding sequence ATGGCATTGACGCTCGAAGAACTCGTCCGGCGCTTCGGCGGCGAAGTGGTCGGCGACCGGGCACACCAAGTCGGCAGCCTCGCGCCGCTCGATCAGGCAGGACCGCAGCAGCTCGCGTTCCTCGCCAACCCCAAATACCTGTCGCAAGTCGAATCGACGAACGCCGGCGCCGTGCTGATCGCGCCGGCCGATCTGGACAAGCTCGGCTCCCGCGAAGGGCGTAACTTCATCGTCACGCCGAATCCTTACGCTTATTTCGCGCGGGTCGCGCAAATGTTCATCGATCTCGCCTCGCCGAAAGCGCCGGCGGGGGTCCATCCGAGCGCAGTGGTCGATCCGGCCGCGAAGGTCGCGCCTAGTGCCGTGATCGGTCCCCATGTCGTGGTGGAGGCGGGCGCCGTGATCGGCGAAAACGTGCGGCTCGATGCAAACGTGATGATCGGCCGCGGCACGCAGATCGGCGAAGGCTCGCATCTGTACCCGAACGTTTCCGTGTACTACGGCTGCAAGATCGGCCCGCGCGTGATCATCCACTCGGGCGCCGTGATCGGCTCGGATGGTTTCGGTTTTGCCCCCGATTTCGTCGGCGAGGGCGATGCGCGTACCGGAAGCTGGGTCAAGATTCCGCAGGTGGGCGGCGTGTCGATCGGGCCGGACGTGGAAATCGGGGCGAATACGACTATCGACCGAGGGGCAATGGCCGATACGATCATCGAGGAATGCGTGAAGATCGACAACCTCGTGCAGATCGGCCATAACTGCAAGATCGGTGCGTTTACCGTCATCGCCGGCTGCGCCGGGATTGCGGGTAGCACCACGATCGGGCGGCATTGCATGATCGGCGGGGCGGTCGGTATCGCGGGTCACGTGACGCTTGCCGATTACGTCATCGTCACGGCGAAGTCAGGCGTGTCGAAGTCGTTGTTGAAACCCGGCATGTACACGAGCGCATTCCCGGCCGTCGAGCATGCCGACTGGAACAAGAGCGCCGCGTTGATGCGCAATCTCGACAAGTTGCGAGACCGCATCAAGGCGCTCGAAGCCGCTGCCGCGGAACGCGGCAAAGCGTAA
- the fabZ gene encoding 3-hydroxyacyl-ACP dehydratase FabZ: MSTEKINLDIHKILTLLPHRYPILLVDRVLELEPHKSIKALKNVSINEPYFMGHFPQRPVMPGVLILEALAQTAALLTFAEEPHDPEKTLYYFVGIDGARFKRVVEPGDQLILHVTFERYMRGIWKFKARAEVEGVVAAEADLMCTVKNTDAK, from the coding sequence ATGAGCACTGAAAAAATCAATCTCGACATCCATAAGATCCTCACGCTTTTGCCGCATCGCTATCCGATCCTGCTGGTGGATCGCGTGCTCGAACTCGAACCGCACAAGAGCATCAAGGCGCTGAAGAATGTGTCGATCAACGAACCGTACTTCATGGGGCACTTTCCGCAGCGCCCGGTGATGCCGGGCGTGCTGATCCTCGAAGCGCTCGCCCAGACAGCGGCGCTTCTGACGTTCGCGGAAGAGCCGCATGATCCCGAGAAGACGCTTTACTACTTCGTCGGCATCGATGGCGCGCGCTTCAAGCGGGTCGTGGAGCCGGGCGATCAGCTGATACTGCACGTGACGTTCGAACGCTATATGCGCGGCATCTGGAAGTTCAAGGCGCGCGCCGAAGTGGAAGGCGTCGTGGCGGCCGAAGCGGACCTGATGTGCACGGTCAAGAACACTGACGCGAAATGA
- the lpxA gene encoding acyl-ACP--UDP-N-acetylglucosamine O-acyltransferase, whose amino-acid sequence MSRIHPTAIIEPGAEIGEDVEIGPYAVIGAHVTIGARTTIGSHSVIEGHTTLGVDNRIGHYASVGGRPQDMKYQDEPTRLVVGDRNTIREFTTIHTGTVQDAGVTTLGDDNWIMAYVHVGHDCRIGSHVILSSNAQMAGHVTIGDWAIVGGMSGVHQFVRIGEHSMLGGASALVQDIPPFVIAAGNKAEPHGVNVEGLRRRGFSPDAISALRSAYRLLYKNSLSLEEAKVQLRELASAGGDGDAPVKALVDFVEASQRGIIR is encoded by the coding sequence ATGAGCAGGATTCATCCCACCGCGATCATCGAACCAGGCGCCGAGATCGGCGAAGACGTCGAAATCGGGCCGTACGCGGTCATCGGCGCACACGTTACGATCGGTGCGCGGACGACGATCGGTTCGCACAGCGTGATCGAAGGTCACACGACGCTCGGCGTCGACAATCGGATCGGTCACTACGCGTCGGTCGGCGGCCGTCCGCAGGACATGAAGTATCAAGACGAGCCGACGCGTCTCGTAGTCGGCGATCGCAACACGATTCGCGAATTCACGACGATACACACGGGCACGGTCCAGGACGCCGGTGTGACGACGCTCGGCGACGACAACTGGATCATGGCGTACGTGCATGTCGGTCACGATTGCCGGATCGGCAGCCACGTGATCCTGTCGAGCAACGCGCAGATGGCCGGGCACGTGACGATCGGAGATTGGGCGATCGTCGGCGGCATGTCGGGTGTGCATCAGTTCGTGCGCATCGGCGAGCATTCGATGTTGGGCGGCGCTTCGGCGCTCGTTCAGGACATTCCGCCGTTCGTCATCGCGGCGGGCAACAAGGCGGAGCCGCATGGCGTGAACGTCGAGGGCTTGCGTCGACGCGGCTTCTCGCCCGATGCCATCTCGGCGCTGCGAAGCGCTTATCGGTTGCTGTACAAGAACAGTCTGTCGCTCGAAGAGGCGAAGGTGCAATTGCGCGAGCTGGCCTCGGCCGGCGGCGACGGCGATGCCCCTGTCAAGGCGCTGGTCGATTTCGTCGAAGCGTCGCAGCGCGGGATCATTCGCTAA
- the lpxB gene encoding lipid-A-disaccharide synthase, giving the protein MALQSSPLRLALVAGEPSGDLLAASLLGGLAERLPASTQYFGIGGPRMSAQGFDAHWPMDTLTVRGLVEPLTRLPEILRVRSELKHQLLADPPHAFVGIDSSGFNFSVEPALREAGIPTIHFNCPTIWAWRGWRIKKIAKAVDHMLCLYPFEKAILEKAGVSASYVGHPLADEIPLEPDVPGARATLGLPAGGPIIAVLPGSRRSEIKLIGPTFFKAMELMQAREPGVRFVVPAATPAIREMLQPLVEAHPNLALTIVDGQAQLAMTAADALLVKSGTVTLEAALLKKPMVISYKVPWLEGQIMRHMGYLPYVGLPNILAGRFVVPEILQHFATPEALADATLTQLRDEANRRTLTEIFTEMHHALRQNTAQRAAEAVVRVIESRKLRP; this is encoded by the coding sequence ATGGCGCTGCAATCCAGTCCGCTGCGGCTTGCGCTGGTTGCCGGCGAGCCGTCGGGCGACTTGCTCGCGGCGTCGCTGCTCGGCGGGCTCGCCGAGCGTTTGCCCGCGTCCACGCAGTATTTCGGCATCGGCGGCCCGCGCATGAGCGCGCAAGGGTTCGATGCGCACTGGCCGATGGATACGCTGACCGTGCGCGGCCTCGTCGAGCCGCTCACGCGTCTTCCCGAGATTCTCCGCGTCCGCAGCGAACTCAAGCATCAGCTTCTCGCGGATCCGCCGCACGCGTTCGTCGGCATCGATTCTTCGGGATTCAACTTCAGCGTCGAGCCCGCGTTGCGCGAAGCGGGGATTCCGACGATCCACTTCAACTGTCCGACGATCTGGGCATGGCGTGGCTGGCGGATCAAGAAGATCGCCAAGGCTGTCGATCACATGCTGTGCCTGTATCCGTTCGAGAAGGCGATTCTCGAAAAGGCGGGGGTATCCGCGTCGTATGTCGGGCACCCGCTTGCCGACGAGATTCCGCTCGAGCCGGATGTGCCCGGCGCACGCGCCACGCTCGGCTTGCCGGCGGGCGGTCCGATCATCGCCGTGCTGCCGGGCAGCCGCCGCTCCGAAATCAAGCTGATCGGCCCGACCTTCTTCAAGGCGATGGAATTGATGCAGGCACGCGAACCGGGTGTCCGCTTCGTGGTGCCGGCCGCCACGCCGGCAATCCGCGAGATGCTGCAGCCGCTCGTCGAGGCCCATCCGAATCTTGCGCTGACGATCGTCGACGGTCAGGCGCAGCTCGCCATGACCGCTGCCGATGCGCTGCTCGTCAAGAGCGGCACGGTGACGCTCGAAGCGGCGCTCCTGAAGAAGCCGATGGTGATCTCGTACAAGGTGCCCTGGCTTGAAGGTCAGATCATGCGGCACATGGGCTATTTGCCCTACGTCGGCCTGCCGAACATCCTCGCGGGGCGCTTTGTGGTGCCGGAGATCCTGCAGCACTTCGCGACGCCCGAGGCGCTTGCCGATGCCACGCTGACCCAGTTGCGCGACGAGGCCAATCGGCGCACGCTCACGGAAATTTTCACCGAGATGCACCACGCGTTGCGGCAGAACACGGCGCAGCGCGCGGCCGAAGCCGTCGTACGCGTCATCGAATCGAGGAAGCTGCGTCCATGA
- the rnhB gene encoding ribonuclease HII, whose amino-acid sequence MTATKTARRKPAAAVAAGEPAQPGFDFGSPQDIVCGVDEAGRGPLAGPVVAAAVILDPKRRIRGLDDSKALSAKKREALYEKIIERSLAYCVASASVEEIDTLNILHATMLAMRRAVEGLAIAPTLAKIDGNRCPVLPMRSEAIVGGDALVSCISAASILAKVTRDRMLLDLHQDFPMYGFNAHAGYGTPQHLAALFEHGPCEHHRRSFAPVREAQAKRGLRVTLPGDRPVRAQRALDDAFSDPAFSDPFGDKLAD is encoded by the coding sequence ATGACGGCAACCAAGACAGCGCGCCGCAAACCGGCTGCCGCCGTGGCAGCGGGGGAGCCCGCGCAGCCCGGTTTCGATTTCGGCTCGCCGCAGGATATCGTCTGCGGCGTCGACGAAGCCGGTCGCGGGCCGCTCGCCGGACCCGTGGTCGCGGCGGCCGTGATTCTCGATCCGAAGCGCCGGATTCGCGGTCTCGACGATTCGAAAGCGCTCTCCGCAAAGAAACGCGAAGCGCTGTACGAGAAGATTATCGAGCGCTCGCTCGCGTATTGCGTGGCTTCGGCGAGCGTCGAGGAGATCGATACGCTCAATATCCTGCACGCGACGATGCTGGCGATGCGGCGCGCGGTCGAGGGCCTGGCGATTGCGCCGACGCTCGCCAAGATCGACGGCAACCGGTGTCCCGTTTTGCCGATGCGCAGCGAGGCGATCGTCGGCGGCGACGCTTTGGTGTCGTGCATTTCGGCGGCGTCGATTCTCGCGAAAGTCACGCGCGACCGCATGCTGCTCGACTTGCACCAGGATTTCCCGATGTATGGTTTCAACGCGCACGCGGGCTACGGCACGCCGCAGCATCTTGCGGCGTTGTTCGAACACGGCCCATGCGAGCATCATCGGCGCTCGTTTGCGCCGGTGCGCGAAGCGCAGGCCAAGCGCGGGCTGCGTGTGACGCTGCCGGGCGACCGGCCGGTACGTGCCCAGCGCGCGCTGGATGACGCTTTTTCCGATCCCGCTTTTTCCGACCCATTCGGCGATAAGCTAGCTGACTGA
- a CDS encoding TrmH family RNA methyltransferase, translating to MKAITSRDNPLYKRLKALAGSTHQQRKSGHALLEGLHLASAYLDVAGQPETCIVTDGALRHAETQAIVGRIDEHRIVTLPDMLFGQLSNVVNGVGVLLLVPKLDAPLPERVTTSCVVLDGVQDAGNVGSILRSAGAAGIAHVFCAPGTAYAWSSKVLRSGMGAHFLLQIYEDVDANALIERLAMPVAITDSHAAEALYDCDLTGPLAWVFGNEGAGVSQVWRDTVTHRLTIPQPGGMESLNVAAAAAICLFEQCRQQRVRG from the coding sequence GTGAAAGCCATCACTTCGCGCGACAACCCGCTCTATAAGCGCTTGAAAGCGCTGGCGGGCTCGACTCATCAGCAGCGCAAGAGCGGCCATGCGCTGCTCGAAGGCTTGCATCTGGCGAGCGCCTATCTCGATGTCGCGGGGCAGCCCGAAACCTGCATCGTGACGGATGGCGCACTGCGTCACGCGGAAACCCAGGCGATCGTCGGCCGGATCGACGAGCATCGCATCGTCACGCTGCCCGATATGTTGTTTGGACAACTATCGAACGTGGTCAACGGGGTCGGCGTGCTTCTGCTCGTACCGAAACTCGATGCGCCGTTGCCCGAGCGCGTGACGACTTCGTGCGTCGTGCTTGACGGCGTGCAGGATGCGGGCAATGTCGGGTCGATTCTGCGCAGCGCCGGCGCTGCTGGTATCGCGCACGTGTTTTGCGCACCTGGGACGGCGTATGCGTGGTCGTCGAAGGTCCTGCGCTCGGGGATGGGCGCACACTTTCTGCTGCAAATCTACGAGGATGTCGACGCAAATGCCCTGATCGAGCGGCTCGCGATGCCGGTCGCGATCACCGACTCGCACGCGGCAGAGGCGCTCTACGATTGTGACCTGACGGGGCCGTTGGCGTGGGTGTTCGGCAATGAAGGCGCCGGGGTATCGCAGGTTTGGCGCGACACGGTCACGCATCGCCTGACGATTCCGCAGCCCGGCGGCATGGAGTCGTTGAACGTGGCGGCCGCAGCCGCCATTTGCCTCTTCGAGCAATGCCGCCAGCAGCGCGTGCGGGGTTGA
- the ppsR gene encoding posphoenolpyruvate synthetase regulatory kinase/phosphorylase PpsR has product MPPTVFIVSDGTGITAETFAHSILSQFDQKFRLVRVPFVDSADKAYATVEKIAEAAQLDGRRPIVFTTLVDSASNAIVKNSNALVLDIFQQFVEPLEQELEMKSTHAIGRGHQNADTDEYKTRIEAINFSLAHDDGQSNRNLAEADVILIGVSRSGKTPTSLYLAMQYGVKAANYPLIPEDFERAKLPSALYAHRSKMFGLSIDPQRLSEIRNERRPGSKYAAPENCRYEINEAEAMMRREGIKWLSSTHKSIEEIATTILQEIKLDRPSY; this is encoded by the coding sequence ATGCCGCCTACCGTATTCATCGTCTCCGACGGTACCGGGATCACTGCCGAGACCTTCGCGCACTCGATCCTGTCCCAGTTCGACCAGAAATTCCGCCTCGTGCGCGTGCCGTTCGTCGACTCCGCCGATAAGGCTTACGCCACGGTCGAAAAGATCGCCGAAGCCGCCCAGCTCGACGGCCGCCGGCCGATCGTGTTCACTACGCTCGTCGACAGCGCCTCGAACGCCATCGTCAAGAATTCGAACGCGCTCGTGCTCGACATCTTCCAGCAGTTCGTCGAGCCGCTCGAGCAGGAACTGGAGATGAAGTCGACGCACGCGATCGGCCGGGGCCATCAAAACGCCGATACCGACGAGTACAAGACGCGCATCGAAGCCATCAACTTCTCGCTCGCACACGACGACGGGCAATCGAACCGCAACCTCGCCGAAGCCGATGTGATCCTGATCGGCGTGTCGCGCAGCGGCAAGACGCCGACGAGCCTCTACCTCGCGATGCAGTACGGCGTGAAAGCGGCCAACTATCCGCTGATTCCGGAAGACTTCGAGCGCGCCAAGCTGCCGAGCGCGCTATACGCGCATCGCAGCAAGATGTTCGGTTTGTCGATCGATCCGCAACGGCTTTCCGAGATCCGCAACGAACGGCGGCCGGGCAGCAAGTACGCCGCGCCCGAGAACTGCCGCTACGAGATCAACGAGGCCGAGGCGATGATGCGGCGCGAAGGGATCAAGTGGCTGTCGTCGACGCACAAGTCGATCGAAGAAATCGCGACGACGATCCTGCAGGAAATCAAGCTCGATCGACCGTCGTATTGA
- the ppsA gene encoding phosphoenolpyruvate synthase, which produces MTNAVNVAKDQAYVVPFEQLRMTDVEIVGGKNASLGEMISQLAEAGVRVPTGFATTALAFRDFLHHNTLTERIAKRLESLDVDDVKALAEAGKEIRQWIVDAPMQPRLEAEIRAGFDTLQNSSPEELSFAVRSSATAEDLPDASFAGQQESYLNVVGIEDVLDRMKHVFASLYNDRAISYRVHKGFTHAEVALSAGVQRMVRSDVGAAGVMFTLDTESGFKDAVFITSSYGLGETVVQGAVNPDEFYVFKTTLAQDKYPIIRRSIGSKLIKMEFTKPGEPGRVKTVDVAHEQRNRFSITDEDVIELAKYAVIIEKHYQRPMDIEWGKDGRDGKIFILQARPETVKSQAAGKAEQRFKLKGQSQVIATGRAIGQKIGAGPVRVIHDPSEMERVQPGDVLVADMTDPNWEPVMKRASAIVTNRGGRTCHAAIIARELGVPAVVGCGDATDVLKDGSLVTVSCAEGDEGKIYDGLLETEVTEVQRGELPPVPVKIMMNVGNPQLAFDFSQLPNAGVGLARLEFIINNNIGVHPKAILEYPNVDADLKKAVESVARGHASPRAFYVDKLTEGIATIAAAFYPRPVIVRLSDFKSNEYKKLIGGSRYEPDEENPMLGFRGASRYIAEDFAQAFEMECLALKRVREEMGLDNVEIMVPFVRTVKQAERVVGLLAKFGLKRGEKGLRLIMMCEIPSNAILAEQFLQHFDGFSIGSNDLTQLTLGLDRDSGMELLAVDFDERDEAVKFLLRRAIETCRRMNKYVGICGQGPSDHPDFAQWLTDEGIASISLNPDTIIDTWQALAQSHKQ; this is translated from the coding sequence ATGACTAACGCAGTTAACGTCGCAAAGGATCAGGCGTATGTAGTTCCGTTCGAGCAGTTGCGGATGACCGATGTGGAGATTGTGGGCGGCAAGAACGCGTCGCTCGGCGAGATGATCAGCCAGCTCGCCGAAGCCGGAGTTCGGGTGCCCACGGGCTTCGCCACCACGGCACTCGCATTCCGCGATTTCCTCCACCACAACACTCTCACCGAACGCATTGCCAAGCGTCTCGAGTCGCTCGACGTCGATGACGTGAAGGCGCTCGCCGAGGCGGGCAAGGAAATTCGTCAATGGATCGTCGACGCGCCGATGCAGCCGCGCCTCGAGGCGGAAATTCGCGCGGGCTTCGACACGCTCCAGAACAGCTCGCCGGAAGAGCTGTCGTTTGCGGTGCGCTCGTCGGCGACGGCGGAAGACTTGCCTGACGCGTCGTTCGCGGGCCAGCAGGAAAGCTATCTGAACGTGGTCGGCATCGAAGACGTGCTCGATCGGATGAAGCACGTGTTCGCGTCGCTCTATAACGACCGCGCGATCTCCTATCGTGTCCACAAGGGCTTCACGCACGCGGAAGTGGCGTTGTCGGCCGGCGTGCAGCGCATGGTCCGCTCGGATGTCGGCGCGGCCGGCGTGATGTTCACGCTCGATACGGAATCGGGCTTCAAGGACGCCGTCTTCATCACGTCGAGCTATGGTCTCGGCGAAACCGTCGTGCAAGGCGCGGTGAATCCGGACGAGTTCTACGTCTTCAAGACCACGCTCGCGCAAGACAAGTACCCGATCATTCGCCGCTCGATCGGCTCGAAGCTCATCAAGATGGAATTCACGAAGCCGGGCGAGCCGGGCCGCGTGAAGACGGTCGACGTCGCGCACGAGCAGCGCAATCGCTTCTCGATCACCGACGAAGACGTGATCGAGCTCGCCAAGTACGCGGTCATCATCGAGAAGCACTACCAGCGTCCGATGGACATCGAGTGGGGCAAGGACGGCCGCGACGGCAAGATCTTCATTTTGCAGGCGCGTCCTGAGACCGTGAAGAGCCAGGCGGCGGGCAAGGCCGAGCAGCGCTTCAAGCTCAAGGGCCAGTCGCAGGTGATCGCCACGGGCCGTGCAATCGGGCAGAAGATCGGCGCGGGTCCCGTGCGCGTGATTCACGATCCTTCGGAAATGGAACGTGTGCAGCCGGGCGACGTGCTCGTCGCCGACATGACCGACCCGAACTGGGAGCCGGTGATGAAGCGCGCCTCGGCGATCGTCACGAACCGCGGCGGACGGACCTGCCACGCGGCGATCATCGCGCGTGAGCTCGGCGTGCCGGCGGTGGTCGGTTGCGGCGATGCCACCGACGTGCTGAAAGACGGCTCGCTCGTCACCGTGTCGTGCGCGGAAGGCGACGAAGGCAAGATCTACGACGGCCTGCTCGAAACGGAAGTCACCGAAGTGCAGCGCGGCGAGCTGCCGCCGGTGCCGGTGAAGATCATGATGAACGTCGGCAACCCGCAGCTTGCCTTCGATTTCTCACAGCTGCCGAACGCCGGCGTCGGTCTCGCGCGTCTCGAGTTCATCATCAACAACAACATCGGCGTGCACCCGAAGGCGATTCTCGAGTACCCGAACGTCGATGCGGACTTGAAGAAGGCAGTGGAAAGCGTGGCGCGCGGGCATGCGTCGCCGCGTGCGTTCTACGTCGACAAGCTGACCGAAGGCATCGCGACGATCGCGGCGGCGTTCTATCCGCGTCCGGTGATCGTGCGTCTGTCGGACTTCAAGTCGAACGAGTACAAGAAGCTGATCGGCGGTTCGCGCTACGAGCCGGACGAAGAGAATCCGATGCTCGGCTTCCGCGGCGCATCGCGCTATATCGCGGAGGACTTCGCGCAGGCGTTCGAGATGGAATGCCTGGCGCTCAAGCGCGTGCGTGAAGAGATGGGCCTCGACAACGTCGAGATCATGGTGCCGTTCGTGCGTACCGTGAAGCAGGCGGAGCGCGTCGTGGGCCTGCTGGCGAAGTTCGGCTTGAAGCGCGGCGAGAAGGGCCTGCGTCTGATCATGATGTGCGAGATTCCGTCGAACGCGATTCTCGCCGAGCAGTTCCTGCAGCACTTCGATGGCTTCTCGATCGGTTCGAACGACCTCACGCAATTGACCCTCGGCCTCGACCGCGACTCGGGCATGGAGCTGCTCGCCGTCGATTTCGACGAGCGCGACGAAGCGGTCAAGTTCCTGCTCAGGCGCGCGATCGAAACGTGCCGGCGCATGAACAAGTATGTCGGCATCTGCGGTCAAGGCCCGTCGGATCATCCGGATTTCGCGCAATGGCTGACTGACGAAGGCATCGCGTCGATCTCGCTGAACCCGGACACGATCATCGATACGTGGCAGGCGCTCGCGCAATCGCACAAGCAGTAA
- a CDS encoding NfeD family protein: MRSGELFWWIAVGVLIVAELLTGTFYLLMIAFGFIAGALAHLLGASPEVQLGLAALVALAAVILLRRSRFGRRAQRRDASVNPDVNLDIGATLTVETWQDRHARAQYRGAEWDVELAPGEREDARVYEIAAVRGSSLIVAEKKQAAHA, from the coding sequence ATGAGATCGGGCGAACTGTTCTGGTGGATCGCAGTGGGGGTGTTGATCGTCGCCGAGTTGCTGACCGGCACGTTCTATTTGCTGATGATCGCGTTTGGGTTCATCGCGGGCGCGCTGGCGCATCTGCTCGGCGCGAGCCCCGAGGTGCAACTGGGATTGGCGGCCTTGGTGGCGCTCGCCGCGGTCATTCTGCTGCGCCGCTCGCGTTTCGGCCGTCGTGCGCAGCGCCGCGACGCGTCGGTCAATCCCGATGTGAATCTCGACATCGGCGCGACGCTGACCGTCGAGACGTGGCAGGACCGGCACGCTCGCGCCCAATATCGCGGCGCAGAATGGGATGTCGAGCTTGCGCCCGGCGAACGCGAAGACGCGCGTGTCTATGAAATCGCCGCCGTGCGCGGCAGCAGCCTGATCGTTGCTGAAAAAAAGCAGGCGGCACACGCTTGA
- a CDS encoding SPFH domain-containing protein yields MDMTIVGVVFLVIVVVIAAQTVKIVPQQHAWVLERLGRYHATLTPGLNIVLPFIDRVAYKHLLKEIPLDVPGQICITRDNTQLQVDGVLYFQVTDAMKASYGSSNFVQAITQLSQTTLRSVIGKLELDKTFEERDLINHSVVSALDQAATNWGVKVLRYEIKDLTPPKEILHAMQAQITAEREKRALIAASEGRKQEQINIAAGGREAAIQKSEGERQAAINQAQGQAAAILAVAEANAQAIQKIAAAIQSQGGWDAVNLKVAEQYVNAFGNLAKTGNTLIVPGNMSDMSSMIASALTIVKSGKGASMNEVR; encoded by the coding sequence ATGGACATGACTATTGTCGGGGTGGTGTTTCTGGTGATCGTCGTCGTGATTGCGGCGCAGACCGTCAAGATCGTGCCGCAGCAGCACGCTTGGGTGCTCGAACGCCTTGGCCGGTATCACGCGACGCTGACACCGGGGCTGAACATCGTGCTGCCGTTCATCGATCGCGTCGCGTACAAGCATCTGCTCAAGGAAATCCCGCTCGACGTGCCGGGGCAGATCTGTATCACGCGCGACAACACGCAGTTGCAAGTGGATGGCGTGCTGTACTTCCAGGTGACCGACGCGATGAAGGCGTCGTATGGGTCGAGCAACTTCGTGCAGGCGATCACCCAGCTCTCGCAAACGACGTTGCGTTCGGTGATCGGCAAGCTCGAGCTCGACAAGACCTTCGAAGAGCGCGACCTGATCAATCACAGCGTCGTCTCGGCACTCGACCAGGCCGCGACGAACTGGGGCGTCAAGGTGCTGCGCTACGAGATCAAGGACCTCACGCCGCCCAAGGAAATCCTGCACGCGATGCAGGCGCAGATCACGGCCGAGCGGGAGAAGCGCGCGTTGATCGCGGCGTCGGAAGGGCGCAAGCAGGAGCAGATCAATATCGCGGCCGGCGGGCGCGAGGCGGCGATCCAGAAGTCCGAGGGTGAGCGGCAGGCGGCGATCAATCAGGCACAAGGTCAAGCCGCCGCGATTCTCGCCGTGGCCGAAGCCAATGCGCAGGCGATCCAGAAGATCGCTGCGGCGATTCAGTCGCAAGGCGGATGGGATGCGGTGAACTTGAAGGTCGCCGAGCAGTATGTGAACGCGTTCGGCAATTTGGCGAAGACCGGCAACACGCTGATCGTGCCGGGCAACATGTCGGATATGAGTTCGATGATCGCGTCGGCGCTGACGATCGTGAAAAGCGGTAAGGGCGCTTCGATGAACGAGGTGCGCTGA
- the smpB gene encoding SsrA-binding protein SmpB produces MSIIDNRKAFFDYFIEERYEAGLVLEGWEVKALRAGRGQIKEGYVIVRDAEIFLIGTHISPLPEASTHIHPDPVRTRKLLLHAEEIKKLIGKVEQRGYTLVPLNFHYKDGRVKCEIGLAKGKKMHDKRETEKKRDWEREKARIMRSAT; encoded by the coding sequence ATGAGCATCATCGACAACAGAAAGGCATTCTTCGATTACTTCATCGAAGAGCGCTACGAGGCAGGGCTCGTGCTCGAAGGATGGGAGGTCAAGGCGCTGCGCGCCGGACGCGGCCAGATCAAGGAAGGCTACGTGATCGTGCGCGACGCCGAGATCTTCCTGATCGGCACGCACATCAGCCCGCTGCCCGAAGCGTCGACGCACATCCATCCGGATCCGGTCCGCACGCGCAAGCTGCTGCTGCACGCGGAAGAGATCAAGAAGCTGATCGGCAAGGTCGAGCAGCGCGGCTATACGCTCGTGCCGCTGAACTTTCACTACAAGGACGGCCGCGTGAAATGCGAAATCGGCCTCGCGAAAGGCAAGAAGATGCACGACAAACGCGAGACCGAGAAGAAGCGCGATTGGGAGCGCGAGAAAGCGCGGATCATGCGCTCGGCGACTTAG